The following coding sequences lie in one Equus asinus isolate D_3611 breed Donkey chromosome 1, EquAss-T2T_v2, whole genome shotgun sequence genomic window:
- the PTN gene encoding pleiotrophin isoform X2: MQSQQHLQQRRKFAAAFLAFIFILAAVGTAEAGKKEKPEKKVKKSDCGEWQWSVCVPTSGDCGLGTREGTRTGAECKQTMKTQRCKIPCNWKKQFGAECKYQFQAWGECDLNTALKTRTGSLKRALHNADCQKTVTVSKPCGKLTKPKPQESKKKKKEGKKQEKMLD, translated from the exons ATGCAGTCCCAACAGCACCTGCAGCAGCGTCGAAAATTCGCAGCTGCCTTCTTggcattcattttcattttggcaGCTGTGGGCACTGCTGaagcagggaagaaagagaaaccag aaaaaaaagtgaagaagtcTGACTGTGGAGAATGGCAGTGGAGCGTGTGTGTGCCCACCAGCGGAGATTGTGGGCTGGGCACCCGGGAGGGCACCCGGACTGGAGCTGAGTGTAAACAAACCATGAAGACCCAGAGATGTAAGATCCCCTGCAACTGGAAAAAGCAATTCGGAG CGGAATGCAAATACCAGTTCCAGGCCTGGGGAGAATGTGACCTGAATACGGCCTTGAAGACCAGAACCGGAAGTCTGAAGCGAGCCCTCCACAACGCTGACTGCCAGAAGACAGTCACCGTCTCCAAGCCCTGTGGCAAACTGACTAAGCCCAAACCTCAAG AatctaagaagaagaaaaaggaaggcaaGAAACAGGAGAAGATGCTGGACTAA
- the PTN gene encoding pleiotrophin isoform X1 yields the protein MQSQQHLQQRRKFAAAFLAFIFILAAVGTAEAGKKEKPEKKVKKSDCGEWQWSVCVPTSGDCGLGTREGTRTGAECKQTMKTQRCKIPCNWKKQFGAECKYQFQAWGECDLNTALKTRTGSLKRALHNADCQKTVTVSKPCGKLTKPKPQAESKKKKKEGKKQEKMLD from the exons ATGCAGTCCCAACAGCACCTGCAGCAGCGTCGAAAATTCGCAGCTGCCTTCTTggcattcattttcattttggcaGCTGTGGGCACTGCTGaagcagggaagaaagagaaaccag aaaaaaaagtgaagaagtcTGACTGTGGAGAATGGCAGTGGAGCGTGTGTGTGCCCACCAGCGGAGATTGTGGGCTGGGCACCCGGGAGGGCACCCGGACTGGAGCTGAGTGTAAACAAACCATGAAGACCCAGAGATGTAAGATCCCCTGCAACTGGAAAAAGCAATTCGGAG CGGAATGCAAATACCAGTTCCAGGCCTGGGGAGAATGTGACCTGAATACGGCCTTGAAGACCAGAACCGGAAGTCTGAAGCGAGCCCTCCACAACGCTGACTGCCAGAAGACAGTCACCGTCTCCAAGCCCTGTGGCAAACTGACTAAGCCCAAACCTCAAG CAGAatctaagaagaagaaaaaggaaggcaaGAAACAGGAGAAGATGCTGGACTAA